In a single window of the Tellurirhabdus bombi genome:
- a CDS encoding ThuA domain-containing protein, with protein sequence MRKNRCANVGVLGLIFWLLTAGLGWSKDGVNWKKVSVLVYTKNGKGYVHDNIPNAVQCIQKLGKQHGFKVDVSDEPAVFSEENLKKYTLLIFPSTNNDVFDTDAQRLAFRRYIEAGGGFVGIHSVMGTERNWTWFKRMLGGTFAWHPRFQKLKIDVIDPKHPSMEGLPRVWEKEDECYFAKEMSPGPTVIMAHDLTSLDQAEAEKIKTFGGSYTALYPAAWYYNFDGGYTWCTALGHHKKDYEDPLFVQHIFQGIRYVAGQVGKVDFGKAYADSRDTPIR encoded by the coding sequence ATGCGAAAAAATCGATGTGCAAACGTAGGAGTACTCGGGCTAATCTTTTGGCTGTTGACCGCTGGTCTTGGCTGGTCCAAAGATGGTGTTAACTGGAAGAAAGTCAGTGTGCTAGTGTATACTAAAAACGGGAAAGGATATGTTCATGACAATATACCCAACGCCGTGCAATGCATCCAGAAGTTAGGAAAACAACACGGGTTTAAAGTCGATGTTTCGGACGAGCCAGCGGTTTTTTCGGAAGAGAATCTTAAAAAATACACGCTGCTTATTTTCCCGAGTACCAACAACGACGTATTTGACACCGACGCGCAGCGGCTGGCTTTCCGGCGGTATATCGAAGCGGGGGGCGGCTTTGTTGGCATCCATTCCGTCATGGGAACGGAGCGGAACTGGACCTGGTTCAAGCGGATGCTGGGCGGCACGTTTGCCTGGCATCCGCGTTTTCAGAAGCTTAAGATTGACGTAATCGACCCGAAACACCCTTCGATGGAAGGCTTGCCCCGTGTCTGGGAAAAAGAAGACGAGTGTTATTTTGCCAAGGAAATGTCGCCAGGTCCAACGGTGATCATGGCCCACGATCTGACTTCGCTCGACCAGGCTGAAGCGGAGAAAATTAAAACGTTTGGTGGGTCGTATACCGCACTGTACCCCGCCGCCTGGTATTACAACTTCGACGGTGGGTATACCTGGTGTACCGCCTTGGGTCACCACAAAAAAGACTACGAAGACCCGCTTTTTGTCCAGCACATTTTTCAGGGCATTCGCTACGTAGCTGGCCAGGTCGGGAAGGTAGATTTTGGCAAAGCGTACGCGGATTCGAGAGACACACCCATTCGGTGA
- a CDS encoding Gfo/Idh/MocA family protein: MKESQANRRQFIKESFATAAGLTGMAALPVESLGAPAIRSTSPLADAHGRTIQKPTAARIRFSVIGLNHGHINGQVDAVTAGGGQLVSFYAKEPDLAAAFAKRYPQAKQAGSEKEILEDQSIQLVVSASIPDERAPLGVRVMRAGKDYMVDKPGITSLEQLAEVRRVQKDTKRIFSIMYSERFGNRATVKAGELVKAGAIGQVIQTIGLGPHQMNPKSRPDWFFDRKRFGGIICDIGSHQCDQFLFFTGSTKAEVVAAQAGNVHHPQYPKFEDFGDLMLRGDAGTGYIRVDWFTPDGLKTWGDGRLTILGTDGFIELRKNVDIAGRSGGNHLILVDQKETRYIDCSKQPLPYGEQLVDDILNRTETAMSQAHCFLATELALKAQKQAQNPTLKQ; the protein is encoded by the coding sequence ATGAAAGAATCACAAGCCAATCGGCGTCAGTTTATTAAAGAATCGTTTGCAACAGCGGCTGGTTTGACAGGCATGGCTGCCTTGCCTGTGGAATCGCTCGGCGCTCCGGCAATCAGATCCACTTCCCCGCTGGCGGATGCGCACGGGAGAACCATTCAAAAGCCGACAGCCGCTCGGATTCGGTTTTCGGTAATCGGGCTGAACCACGGGCATATCAACGGGCAGGTTGATGCTGTAACGGCGGGAGGCGGTCAGCTGGTTTCGTTCTATGCCAAAGAGCCAGATCTGGCGGCGGCTTTTGCCAAACGCTACCCGCAGGCCAAACAGGCAGGCAGCGAAAAAGAAATTCTGGAAGACCAGTCAATTCAACTGGTCGTCAGCGCCTCCATCCCCGACGAACGGGCTCCGCTTGGCGTGCGGGTTATGCGGGCCGGGAAAGATTATATGGTTGATAAACCGGGTATTACGAGTCTGGAGCAACTTGCCGAAGTGCGTCGGGTGCAGAAAGATACCAAGCGTATTTTCTCGATCATGTACAGTGAGCGTTTTGGCAACCGGGCCACGGTCAAGGCGGGTGAACTCGTAAAAGCCGGGGCAATCGGCCAGGTGATTCAGACCATTGGGCTAGGTCCACACCAGATGAACCCCAAATCGCGGCCCGACTGGTTTTTTGACCGCAAACGCTTCGGCGGCATTATCTGCGACATTGGCTCCCACCAGTGTGACCAATTTCTGTTCTTTACCGGCTCAACCAAGGCTGAAGTGGTGGCTGCGCAAGCGGGCAACGTGCATCATCCGCAGTACCCGAAGTTCGAGGATTTTGGCGATCTGATGCTGCGCGGCGATGCCGGAACGGGTTACATTCGGGTAGACTGGTTTACGCCGGACGGTTTAAAAACCTGGGGTGATGGGCGTCTGACAATTCTGGGTACGGATGGATTTATCGAACTCCGGAAAAACGTGGACATTGCCGGACGAAGCGGTGGAAATCACCTGATTCTGGTCGATCAGAAAGAGACGCGTTACATCGACTGTAGCAAACAACCGCTTCCGTATGGCGAGCAACTGGTGGATGATATTCTGAATCGGACCGAAACGGCCATGTCGCAGGCGCATTGTTTTCTGGCGACTGAACTAGCCCTGAAAGCGCAAAAGCAGGCACAGAACCCAACGCTTAAGCAATAA